One Vicia villosa cultivar HV-30 ecotype Madison, WI linkage group LG5, Vvil1.0, whole genome shotgun sequence genomic window, CTTTTGCTACCTATGTGGCCGTCCacatggattttttttaaattttaattattttttaagtccacgtataaattatatatttttttacggtttttctttaattatttttatttatattatttatgaaattatatttttaaattaattactaaaaGAATAATTTGAGGCTTAATATTTTACACAAAACCCATGATTTGTTCACTTAGCCCATTACTTTAAGATTTGATAACAATTGAACTAAAGAGGTTTATAAACACTTGgattttattactttttttcGATGTGGGACTCTAAAATCATACAACATACATGCAGCTCCTCTTGTCTTTCTCTCTTGCATTTCATCTTCACCATTACCTCCACGTCTCTATCACCATTACCAACACCACTATATTATCAGTAAAATTAACACTCCATGGAAcaaatttaaagtttttaatagGGTGTTTAAAGTTTAAATTTGATGGTGCAGTTAAGTATTGTTTCTAATAGAGTGTTTAAAGTTTAAATTTTCATGAACAAGTTGCAGTACACCATTTTCATGAACAAGTTTAAAGTTTAAACAAGTGGGATAAGTATCAGGATAAGTATGAATATGATTTTCTTTCCCCTTAGCGTGAAGACATGTCATTTATCTCTGCTAATTGTTCCATTTGTGTATGCATGTACATAGGCATCCTTTTAAGGCAAGAGGCGGTTCATATGAAATTGGTCCGATAAAAAATTTGCTTAGTAATGAAGATTGAGCACATGTCATGGAAGCTTTAGTATTTTAGAAAGCTTTagtattttgtaaaatatattttagaaaGCTTTAGTATTTTGCAAATAGAACCTTCAATGTATTGTTGTAAAAAGACTAAGCAATAATTATAAGTCTCACTGTGGTTCTGTTCTTTCTGGTATAACCTATGGAACTGCAATGGTGAGTGTGTCTTCTTCATAGTACAAAATCTTCCATACTGAAATTAGTTGCAAGGAACTGCAATGTTGTTCAGACTGAGCCAATTTCAACTAAGGCTTTAAGTGATGCACAAGAAACTAGTGGCAAGGAGCTTGCTGATTTGGGAGGAATGTTAGGAAATAACAAAGACCTGACTTCTTTATCTTGGTCAGAATTTAGAGATAGTCAGTCTAGTGTTAATGATCTATGGTATGTCACCACCAGAGGCTTGAAGTCCCACATCGATTATTATATTAACAAAACAAGTGTTTATAAAATACACACACCAATGGATTATCAATTTAGAACCATACCATGTGTTCATGGACCATAAGCCCAAATGCTTcgataaaataattttgtttgattgaaaaataaatgaaatatcaataattaataaatgttcagtaaaataataattaaataatgaatatttattctgtaataatttaatatataaaataatttaaaaaatagagaaaaagaaaatgttttaaaaaataatccatgttgatataaaaatattaaaaaataaaaacaaatgccaAGTAGACCGCCACGTTATAAAAAAATGCCACGTAGACCGCCACGTTAGAAAAAAAAGAATCTTAAGAAAAATAGTGAATCTAAGGGCCTAACGGATGGAATCTGAATATTATAAGggggttttaataaaaaaaatttacaagggcttaaaccgaatctcgctaataTTACATGGGGTGTTTGTATATTCAATACTCCAATCATTTTAATATCACTTGTATTTCATAATTGTTCTATGTAGGGGCTCCTTGCAATAGATGCAAACCAGAAATTGTAAAATTCTTTTTTATGTTTAAAATAGTACCACATCgaggaattaaaaaaaatgagtgaCTGAATGctatatataaaattaacaagAGAATTTATGAAAATTTGTACTACCTTAATCTCGAGCAATTGGTTAAGATGGAGTGTAGTACCATCTTAAATaagtataattttattttaaatgttttattttatctaTGTGATGTACTtatataaagggttaaatatataaaccccctgtaatgttagcgagttttactgttaagaaatgtggttgggcctaactcaaccctacaaaataggcttgtagggtgaggattgcccccttTATAAAGACATgtccaggccatatattgtccgatgtgggactcttaaaacccccctcacgcccaggactagacaactggagcgtggaaataaatggtgggtggcccgataacggaaaccatagaaggtggcccaccagatcttaaacgaggctctgataccatgttaagaaatgtggttgggcctaactcaaccctacaaaaccggcttgtagggtgaggattgcccccacttataaagacatgtccaggccatatattgtccgatgtgggactcttaaggTTAATATTTTACACAAAATCCATGATTTGTTCACTTAGCCCATTACTTTAAGATTTGATAACAATTGAACTAAAGAGGTTTATAAACACTTGgattttattactttttttcgatgtgggactcttaaatCATACAACATACATGCAGCTCCTCTTGTCTTCTTCTCTTGCATTTCATCTTCACCATTACCTCCATGCCTCTATCACCATTACCAACACCACTGTATTATCAGTAAAATTAACACTCCATGGAAcaaatttaaagtttttaatagGGTGTTTAAAGTTTAAATTTGATGGTGCAGTTAAGTATAGTTTCTAATAGAGTGTTTAAAGTTTAAATTTTCATGAACAAGTTGCAGTACCCCATTTTCATGAACAAGTTTAAAGTTTAAACAAGTGGGATAAGTATGAATATGATTTTCTTTCGCCTTACCGTGAAGACATGTCATTTATCTCTGCTAATATTTCCATTTGTGTATGCATGTACATAGGCATCCTTTTAAGGCAAGAGGCAGTTCATATGAAATTGGTCCGATATAAAATTTGCTTAGTAATGAAGAATGAGAACATGTCATGGAAGCTTTAGTATTTTAGAAAGCTTTagtattttgtaaaatatattttagaaaGCTTTAATATTTATCAAATAGAACCTTCAATGTATTGTTGAAAATAGACTAAGCAATGATTATAAGTCTCACTGTGGTTCTGTTCTTTCTGGTATAACCTATGGAACTGCAATGGTGAGTGTTCCTTCTTCATAGTACAAAGTCTTCCATACTGAAATTAGTTGCAAGGAACTGCAATGTTGTTTAAACTGAGCTAATTTCAACTAAGGCTCTAAGTGATGCACAAGAAACTAGTCGCATGGAGCTTGCTGATTTGGGAGGAATGTTAGGAAAGAACAAAGACTTGACTTTTGTATCTTGGTCAGAATTTAGAGATAGTCAGTTTGGTGTTGATGATCTATGGTATGCTACCACCAGAGGCTTGAAGTCCCACATCGATTATTATATGAACAAACAAGTGTTTATAAAATACACACACCAATGGATTATCAATTTAGAACCATACCATGTGTTCATGGACCATAAGCCCAAATgcttcaataaaatatttttgtttgattacaaaataaatgaaatatcaataattaataaatgttcagtaaaataataattaaataatgaatatttattctgtaaaaatttaatatataaaataatttaaaaaatagaaaaaaaagtaaaaaagaatttttttaaaaaaataatccatgtagatttaaaaatattaaaaaataaaaacaaatgccaAGTAGACCGCCACGTTAGAAAAAATGCCACGTAGACCGCCACGTTAGAAAAAAAAGAATCTTAAGAAAAATAGTGAATTTAGGGGCCTAACAGATGAAATCTGATTATTATAaggggttttttttaaaaaattttttaCAAGGGcttaaaccgaatctcgctaataTTAGAAGGGGTGTTTGTATATTCAATACTCCAATCATTTTAATATCACTTGTATTTCATAATTGTTCTGTGTAGGGGCTCCTTGCATAGATGCAAACAAGAAATTGTAAAATTCTTTTTGATGTTTAGCAATAGTACCACATCGAggagttaaaaaaaaaatgagtGACTGAATGCTATATATAAACTTAACAAGGGAATTTATGAAAATTTGTACTACCTTAATCTCGAGCAATTGGTTAAGATTGAGTGTAGTACCATCTTAAATaagtataattttattttaaatattttagctATGTGATGTACTTATATAAATGCTAACTATTAATAAACACTTACACAAATCTCTTTCACTTCTGCATGTTGTTTTCACTTTCAGCCATTGttaatttggtttgaattttttcgCATGAGGTTCCTCCTTATTTAATACTCCAATTACATTAATATCAATTATATTTCGTCATTGTTCTTTGTAGAGGCTTCTTGCAATAGATGCAAACAATATATTATAAAGTTCTATACAATGTTGATCAATAGTACCACATCAAGTTAAAAACAATAAGTGTTTGAATGTTATATATAGAATAAAAAAGAGAATTTGCTAAAATTTGTACTATCTTAATCTCGAGCGATTGATTAAGATTGAGTGTAGTCCTgtcttaaattaattaaatattattttagttattttagCTATGTGATGTACTTATATAACTGAGAAATGTGGATAAACATATATTTTGTTTGTTAATttgataattaacaaattaacaaACTTCTGAATTAACATAAGCTTTTAGTTGGAGGAGAAATTTGTAAAAATATTAAATCTGTTAAGGTGGATTCATATATCTACATATAATTCTAATAATTTGGTAAAGTTACTCTATGTAAAATTCATTAAATATAACAAGAATATTAAAAttcattaaatataaataatatttagttGCATTATCACGCCATTAAAATCAACCCAAAAATGGCTTGAGATGTCCAAAActaagaaattaaaattaaagaattaaaaaattaattcttaaaaaagaaaaagattttttctaAATAAAAGGACCAAAATACATTCAATCTTATATATCAgtaaattcaaaaaattcaaattaaagagAAATTAAATATTGTCATATGTTTTTTAATATGTTGGTCATCGTTTCATGGCAGTTGACAATACTTAGAAGTTTAACATGGACAATCCCTCTAAAATCTTGTCCTGACTAAcaagtttttgaaaaaatttcaacCCCTCGTATTTTTATCTTTCTCGTTAAtatgattttatacctatatctTCTTGTCCAAAGCCTCAAAGCAAAATATCACCTAATTTGAAAAGATCGCATGTTTCTCTCCATGTAGCCAAGAAATTCAAAATGTGATGATCTTGCAAGGATTTTTTATTCACAAACCTGCGATTCCTCTATTTTTAAGACTTCGCCACCAATAAAGTTCAACGAGGAAGAAGTAATTAAATAACCCAAGTAGGTACATACAGTGGCGGAGCCAAAAAAACTAtaaagcctgggcaaaaattttaAGATTGCAAATTCACATTGTATATAATACATAAATAgtcatgaattaaaataaaatagactccTCATTTTAAAAGAGATGAAACATAAACTTACAATAGCGGGTTAAATAAAATCACGAGGCAAATGTCCTTTCCGAGACTTTTTTGCGGTGAAagttcgaataatatcaatatcatcaagtgacttgaatatctcccgctcagtgtaacataccatcaagtcattgaaccatacatcgttgatcttattgcgcaatttagacttgataatcttcattgctgaaaaagctctttcaacTGATGCTGTAGACACCGGCAATATCAAAGCTAACTCAATAAGTTTGTAAACCAATGGAAATACTAAATGTTTCTTagtttgaaccatcttcatagccaaactttgaacatcttcacaagTGGAAAATGAAGCATTAGAAATTGGAAAATACAACTACTAACCTCAACATCACTGCCATTTGCTCTTTGACGGATATATCACGTGACTCGTCAATAAGCACAGAGAATTGTCTATCACCAAGCTCTTCCAGTATCACCTTGGTAACTTCATGTGCACAACAGGTTGCAAGCTCTTTTTGAATGTCACCGGATGTCATTGTGCAATTTTTTCCACCACGATCAAAAGCATCCCTCACTTGTTCATTCGAAGATTTTACCCAATCCACCATCTCTCTAAAATTTCCCTTATTTAGAGAAGTAGAGGATTCATCATGACCACGGAAAGCCATGCCTTGTGCCATGAGATATCTTGAACAATCTACAGAACAAGTCAAACGAATCTTATACAATTCTTCTGATTCCTTGGTTGCTTTAGCAAACTTACTTGCCACACTTtgtctttgattattataatcatcGTAATGCTTGACACATGAGTTGTGTAAACTGTTATGACTACCAACGTGATCTTTCAAGCTTTTAGATGCATGCTTCCAATCTCTATACCCGCTTTTAGTGAAGACTTCAAAACCAAAGTGCTCGGCCCTCCCGGGTTGCTTAAagagaaagcaataaaaacaataaGCTGCATCCTTGATCTCACTGTATTCTAACCATGTGTAATTCTTATACCATGATTTACTAAATGCTCTAGAAACACTTCCAAATGGAGTACGAGGAAAGCTTGGCAAATCTGGTTGCATTGGACCCTTCAATATATATGCCCTCCTCACCTGATCTTGAATATCCGAAGCATACTCATTAATTTGTTTCCTATGACCTGGATCGCGCACAATCTCATTTGGGTTAAACTCATTAACTACGTTAGGTGGCGGTTCTAATTCGGCTTCCGGTTgcacaacattcacattctcaatacTTGCTCTATCAACCAAAAATCTCCTCATCTCTGAAATTAAATGATTTTAAGTTAATACTCAATTAACAATCAACAATCATAAGAATCAAAACTTAAATAAGAATAGTTTTACAAAATAAAAGTAATTATAAAGAATAGGAGCAAGCATTatattatattcaattaaaaatcattataaaaactaataaaattaaataactaaaatatttatagaaaccTTTATTGTAGATAAtttatctatcaataaacaaatttACAAGTGGTATGATTCCTGAAAAATATCTTTTTACTACTATTATAAATAATACTAAtgcttataatattattattactagatACTAGACATTTTGGTTTTGGCTTATCACTTATGGTCTTATGGATGGATGCCAATGTTTTGGTTTTATAACCAATAAATATTGCAGTGCAGCTTGATATGACATGACAGTAAGCACAATTGACAATAGCACACACAATGACAAATAACATTATAAAGTAAATATTTTCAGAATGAtacaatattataatttataatttcaaTGAGATTTTGGATAAACTTCAAAAACGTGGGACCAATATACACCATTCTTTTCAAAGACAAACCCAATATACAccattcttttcttcttctctgcTAGTCTGCTACTACTAGGCGGTGCATATACCCAAAAAATTGCTTCTTCTTCTCTGCTATTTTTGTTGATTGTTTCAAATAAAATCACAATCAGTTGAAATTAAACAATTACATACCGAAATAAAAGGGGAGGGCGGTAGTCGGAAAAGAACCAGTGGAGTCGTCGGCGTCGATGGCGGAAGCTTTAAGAATTTTACAGTGCTGCTGCACTCACGAAGTTTTATTCTTCTCTTGTTTCTGTTACCTATTATTTTTGccctttttaatttttaactCTTTCAATGTTTTGCCCTTTCAATTTCTTGTCCTTTCAATTTCTTGccctttctttaatttttttccttttaatttttaccctttttttatttttttaccaaaTCAATTTGGGCCAGAGCCTGGGCAATTGCCCAGGGTAGCCGGGCCTTGAAACCGCCTGTGGGTACATATTTCATATCAACAACCACCTTATAAAGAGCCTTAACCGATGTTTAAGATAAAGAACGCCGTCAATTAGGAGGCACACTCTTCACAAAGAAGATAGGTGTTGTGAGGACTTCCTCTAACAACTTTGAGTCCAAAATAAACCATTTCGTTGCACCGAAGCTTTCAAGGTTCTTTTTAGATGGTTTTAAAATATCTACAATGTGACTTTCGACCTCCCTTATCTCGTTAGTAACCTAAATCAGTccataaagatgatttcatgcctaAATTATGACAAGAATACTCACGCATCTTCCGATCAcatgaatcaggggcaatcacctTAATTTTCCTatgattcattcatcatcattgcTTTTTCTATGAGATACCATCCGCACCAATTTCTTGATCTGGAAATCTCTCATATCCAACTAACCTTGTCGACTCAGTTCTCGATCTTCTCACATTTTACTCAAGTAATTCTTCATTTCGATTTTGAATGGTTGTGGCTTTAGTTTGTTGGTCTTCTTCAAGCACAATTCTGACTGTATCTTGATCATATCGAACCGGCCCTTGGGTCCAATTCCACCCTTTAATTTCATCTACCAAAACATCTCTACTTATCACTAGTTTATCATCATTTGGTGAATACAACTTGTATGCACCGATCGAATAATAACCCATGAGCAACCATGGCCTAACTTCGATCATCTAGCTTcttcctcacttgtttaagtacATGAAACACATTGATCCAAATACTCTAAGATGACTCACATTTGGCTTTATTATTGTCCAAGCCTTATAAGGTGTCTTTTCGACTATCTTCTTGGTTGGACATCTATTTAGAATGTATAGTACTGTCAAAGCTGCTTCACCCCAAACTCTCGTTGGCATTTCTTTAGCTTTTAACATACTCCTGGTCATGTTCACTATACTTCTATTTCTTCTCATTATTATACCATTATGCTGAGGTGTATAGGGTGCAATGACCTCGTACTCTATACCTTCCTCATTGCAGAATCTTACAAATTCCATAGAGGTGTATTCACCTCCACAATCAATTCTAATTTTCTTTAACTTGCATCCACTTTGTTTCTCGATATGTAATTTAAAATTCTTGAACTGTGTGATACCTCATTCTTCCTTTCAATAAGGTAGATCCACGTATATCTAGTGAATTCATCTATAAAAGTTAGGAAATAAAAATTCTTCCTTTGATCTTACTTCAGAAGGTCCACACACATCATAGTGAATAAGCTCCAACTTTTCTCTCAACTTCCTGGGCAAGTCATGCTTGAATGTTTTCCTAGTCTGCTTTACTTTGCAGCATTCCTCACAACCTAACTTGGTTCCTTCACTTGAGGTAAGTCATATACCATATTCTTCTGGTTGAGCATACCTAGACCTCTGAAGTTTATGTGACCATACATGTGATGACATATCCAGTTCTTGATTTCAACAACAGTCGAAGTAAGAGATTGATGATCAACCATGTTGATCTCAATCTTGAAGGTTTTGTTATTTGTCAATGGTGCTTTCAAGATCATCCTTCCTCCGTAATTATACACcttcatttgattttcttccaaCTTCATATTATATCCTTTGGCAAGTAACTGACATATTTTTATCAGATTATTTGTCATTGAAGTTACATACAATACATCATTGATACTAGCTTTCTGACCATGTCTTCTCACCACAGTTATGTTTTCTTTTCCACTGGATGTGGCATACCTGTCATCTGCAAATCTGGTCGCTTTCTTAACCATTTCGTCTACCTTGGTGAACCAATTTTCATACAAACATTAATCCTTGGTCAAGATTGACAGAAAATTCGAATACACCGTCAAATCAATTCCTACGAATTCTCCAATATTTAAAGGTAAAAACTATAACCGAATTTGTTAGTATTTATAGTCATTCTTGAAATTGTGAATGATGGTCTTGTATCATTGGAGGAAAACGCAAAAGGGGTGCATAAGACACATCATCGGTAGTAAAATGGGTTGTTCATAATCCATCAATGTGTGGATCCAATTATTTTTGagatgataattgaggaagaaaacagtgagtgAGCTAGTGAAGGTTGAAAAGGTTTTGAGAACCTTGACTCCAAGATTTGATTACATTGTTTTTGTTTTAGCAATGGAGAAATTAAAGGATCTTGTTGCAATGAAAATTGAAGATATTCAAACCTCTCTAAAAGCTAATGCTAATGAGCTAAGAATGAAGCGAAGGAACTTAGAAAAAGTGATTGGGTAAGCATTGCTAGCTAAGATAGAGAAGAAGATAAAGGTCGATGACTCAATATAACTGCAAAGGAAAATATAGTGTAATGTAATAATATATTCAATAGAAAAGTtgaaaatgtttttgttttgCTTTCCTTAGAATTAAAGATGAGAAATTGATGTAATTGGTAATACAGTTCAGAAACCTTCATTCAATGATATATAAATTATGTGTCCTCAAAAAGGAGGATAAATATTTGAAGATGAAACGATGATTGATACCAAAAAATGAAAACTGATTGTTACATGAAAATAGGAAAAATGGTACACCTATTGTTTCAGAAAAACTAGGATATGTTCCAATTCCAGAAGAGCATGCTATGAAAATGTGAGTGCTCTTCAGTAGTGCACTTTGGGATGAAATACATTGTCCcgttttcaaattaaattaaaccgAGCTTAATGAAATAAATAACTAACACGTTGAACTATTTGTAGTTTATACTAGTTTTCAATCAtagcaatcaaagaatttgatTTAATAGTCACATACACGAATCTCTTTCTCTCATACACTTTGttttcactttcattttgaaACCTTAGATGAGTTTAAAATTTAACCGTCTAAATTTCTACTTTCTAAATGCTCAAATCAAATAATATCATGTGCTCAGCCATTGTCAACTTGTTATGTGTTTTTCCCCGTAAAATTCCTCCTTATTTAATACTCCAATCACATTAAATCACTTTTATATTAGGTAATTGTTCCTTGTAGGGGCTCCTTGCAATAGATGCAAACATAGATTATAGAGTTCTATATGATGTTTAGTGATAGTGATAGTACCACatcaagaaattaaaaaaaaaagtaattgatTGCTGTATATAAAATCAACAACTGAGAACTTTAAAAATTGTACTACCTTAATCCCGAGCAATTGATTAAGATTAAGTGTAGTACCATTTTATATcagtttaatttatatatttatatttatatatttatttatttatatattatatatttataaattataaatttataaataaatttataaataagtaaatataaaaatacaaataaatatatgaatataatataattgcaTTTATGTGATTAGGAGCCCAACTTGGTGATGTTAAGGATGTTGGCATTTTTCATTGGAGGAAAATGCAAAAGAGGTGCATAAGGCACATCATTGCATGCAAAATGGGTTGTTCATAATCCATCAATGTAATTAGGAAGAAATAATCATGGCTGTGTGGGACACACTAAATAAAAATTATGGTGGAGATGATGAGCCTAAGAGAAAAATACGAAATGCTCAAAATGAATAGATAAGAATCAATGGTTGAATTTCTAAAAAGATTACAAGTGGAGATTAATCAAATGAAGGCATGTGGTGAAACTGTGAGTGAGCTAGTGAAGCTTGAGAAGGTTTTGACAACCTTGACTCCAAGATTTAATTACATTGTTTTTGCAATACAGAAATCAAATGACCTTGTTTCAATGAAAATGAATCCattgttttataaaatatattagcccaagcttctgattctgatgtaggaCCAGTGAGTGTTGTATAAAAGGTTGAAGCTTATTCAGCAGCACTATGTATTCCCGTAATTGCTCTGTGTAAGGGGCAAACAAGAGATTATAGAGTCCTATAAGATGTGGAGCAACAGTAGTACCACATTGATGAGTTAAGAAAATAAATGAGTGAGTGTCATATAAAATCAGCAAGAGAGTTTGTGCATAAAATGTACTACCTTTATCTCGAGCGGTTGGTTAAGATAAAGTGTAGTACTATCTTTAAttagtataattttattttagttttttagttATGAATGTTTGACTTGAAttaaatgtaaattaattttttagttGGACTATATTTCAGTTATTCTCTTATAAATGT contains:
- the LOC131606038 gene encoding uncharacterized protein LOC131606038 — protein: MRRFLVDRASIENVNVVQPEAELEPPPNVVNEFNPNEIVRDPGHRKQINEYASDIQDQVRRAYILKGPMQPDLPSFPRTPFGSVSRAFSKSWYKNYTWLEYSEIKDAAYCFYCFLFKQPGRAEHFGFEVFTKSGYRDWKHASKSLKDHVGSHNSLHNSCVKHYDDYNNQRQSVASKFAKATKESEELYKIRLTCSVDCSRYLMAQGMAFRGHDESSTSLNKGNFREMVDWVKSSNEQVRDAFDRGGKNCTMTSGDIQKELATCCAHEVTKVILEELGDRQFSVLIDESRDISVKEQMAVMLRLVVVFSNF